The following proteins are co-located in the Paludibaculum fermentans genome:
- the lpdA gene encoding dihydrolipoyl dehydrogenase, translating into MSYDLIVIGSGPGGYSAAIRAGQYGLKTALIEKSPLLGGTCLHVGCVPTKALLHTAEVWDYFLNPGPQGISCQDPRLDYLKVLERKNKIVTSHAKGIEFLMKKQKVEVIRGYGRLKGRGQVEVLTDGGTKTLEAKNIIIATGSEARMIPGLTADEKTIVTNIEILSRPQVPKSLLVIGAGAVGVEFASIFKRFGSQVTVFEMLPRLVPVEDEDVSKELERQFKKQGINLETGAKVLEVQRTAEGVSLQVQLASGKVQQFDGEMLLVAVGRKPLTENCGIENTRVELDRGFVKVNQYQQTAEPGVYAIGDVVAGTPQLAHVATMEGMVAVAHMAGKTATPINKNRIPGCTYTEPGIGSVGLTEKQAREKGYDVKVGKFPFAGNSKASILGNHGGFVKVVADAKYGEILGVHIIGPHAYELIAEAVTAMEAEATVETMMSTIHAHPTLYEAVGEAFNSVYGLAINA; encoded by the coding sequence ATGTCCTACGATCTGATCGTGATCGGGAGCGGACCTGGGGGGTACTCCGCTGCGATTCGCGCAGGCCAGTACGGCCTCAAGACTGCGCTCATTGAAAAAAGCCCTCTCCTCGGTGGGACGTGCCTGCACGTTGGCTGCGTTCCCACAAAAGCCCTGCTCCACACTGCGGAAGTGTGGGACTACTTCCTGAACCCCGGACCTCAAGGGATTTCGTGCCAGGACCCCAGGCTCGACTATCTCAAAGTTCTGGAACGGAAGAACAAGATTGTCACCAGCCATGCCAAGGGCATCGAGTTTCTGATGAAGAAGCAGAAAGTCGAAGTCATTCGCGGCTACGGTCGGCTGAAGGGCCGCGGCCAGGTGGAAGTGCTCACCGACGGCGGCACTAAAACGCTGGAAGCAAAGAACATCATCATCGCCACCGGTTCCGAGGCGCGGATGATTCCAGGCCTGACGGCCGACGAGAAGACCATCGTCACGAATATCGAAATCCTGAGCCGCCCTCAGGTCCCCAAGAGCCTGCTGGTTATTGGCGCCGGCGCTGTTGGCGTCGAGTTTGCCTCTATCTTCAAGCGCTTCGGCAGCCAGGTGACCGTCTTTGAAATGCTGCCCCGGCTCGTGCCGGTGGAAGACGAAGACGTGAGCAAGGAACTGGAACGCCAGTTCAAGAAGCAGGGAATCAACCTGGAAACCGGCGCCAAGGTGCTGGAAGTGCAGCGTACCGCCGAAGGCGTCAGCCTGCAGGTACAGCTCGCCAGCGGGAAGGTGCAGCAGTTCGACGGCGAGATGCTGCTGGTGGCCGTGGGCCGCAAGCCGCTCACGGAAAACTGCGGTATCGAGAACACCCGAGTGGAACTCGACCGCGGCTTCGTCAAGGTCAACCAGTACCAGCAGACCGCCGAGCCGGGCGTCTACGCCATCGGCGACGTGGTCGCCGGCACGCCCCAACTCGCGCATGTCGCGACCATGGAAGGCATGGTGGCTGTCGCCCATATGGCTGGCAAGACCGCGACGCCTATCAACAAGAACCGGATTCCCGGCTGCACGTACACTGAGCCCGGCATCGGCAGCGTCGGCCTCACCGAGAAGCAGGCGCGCGAGAAGGGTTACGACGTGAAGGTGGGCAAGTTCCCCTTCGCCGGAAACTCGAAAGCCTCCATCCTCGGCAACCACGGCGGCTTCGTCAAAGTGGTGGCCGATGCCAAGTACGGCGAGATCCTGGGCGTCCACATCATCGGACCGCATGCCTATGAGCTGATCGCGGAAGCGGTGACGGCCATGGAAGCGGAAGCGACCGTCGAGACCATGATGTCGACGATCCACGCCCACCCGACGCTCTACGAAGCCGTCGGCGAAGCGTTCAACAGCGTGTACGGCCTGGCCATAAACGCCTGA
- the lipB gene encoding lipoyl(octanoyl) transferase LipB yields MRKLQVRELGRLAYGEAWDLQKSLAEQRKQGLIPDQLLLVEHPHVLTLGRNGHEENILLSRDRLAELGIEYFEINRGGDITYHGPGQIVGYPILDLREWKRDVVAYIRALEEVIIRTLRRYGIEGVRDPGAAGVWVNGAKVCAVGVHISRWVTTHGFALNWTTDLKYFQYIVPCGLTKPVTSMEELGVRVDRAELHQAILDEFAQVYEYEPALVSA; encoded by the coding sequence ATGCGAAAACTGCAAGTGCGCGAGCTCGGCCGCCTGGCCTATGGCGAGGCATGGGATTTACAGAAATCCCTGGCCGAGCAGCGCAAGCAGGGCCTCATCCCGGATCAACTCCTGCTGGTCGAACATCCCCACGTGCTCACCCTGGGCCGGAACGGTCACGAAGAGAATATCCTCTTAAGCCGCGACCGGTTGGCTGAACTCGGCATCGAATACTTTGAGATCAATCGTGGGGGCGACATCACTTATCACGGGCCGGGACAGATCGTCGGATACCCGATTCTTGATCTGAGAGAATGGAAGCGGGATGTCGTCGCCTATATCCGGGCACTGGAAGAAGTAATCATCCGGACTCTGCGGCGCTATGGGATTGAGGGAGTTCGTGATCCGGGCGCGGCCGGCGTCTGGGTGAACGGAGCGAAGGTCTGTGCGGTCGGCGTGCATATCAGCCGCTGGGTAACGACGCACGGCTTCGCCTTGAATTGGACTACGGATTTGAAGTACTTCCAGTACATCGTGCCCTGCGGGCTGACGAAGCCCGTGACCTCGATGGAAGAACTGGGAGTCCGAGTGGATCGCGCGGAGCTGCACCAGGCGATTCTGGACGAGTTCGCGCAGGTATACGAATACGAACCGGCGCTCGTGAGCGCCTGA
- the sucB gene encoding 2-oxoglutarate dehydrogenase, E2 component, dihydrolipoamide succinyltransferase, with product MSDVVMPQMGESIVEGTLTKWLKKVGDRVERDEPLFEISTDKVDTEIPSPTAGTLTEILVQEGAVVAINTVVARVGDGAAAPAPAPAPAPAPAVEAPKPPPAPVAAAPAPAPAPATAPEPAPVPVVEAVPVPADEDDQGGPISPLVRRMARENNIDVKALKGSGAGGRVTKQDVENYLASRQAPPPVAAAPAAPAAPPAWATPVAPPPAPASTAPLPRVEPAKVRVEPMSTMRQKIAEHMVMSKQTSAHVTTVHRVDMTKIAKVRAKSKDEFQQRYGFGLTFLPFVLRATAEALRVFPLFNSSIEGTNILYHNEINIGVAVALENGLIVPVVHQADEKNIVGLQRSIVDLAARARSKQLKPAEVQGGTFSITNFGSFGSLFATPVINQPQVAILGVGAVEKVPVVIDDAIAIRSMAYLALTFDHRLIDGALADQFCQKVKSVLENWNDQVL from the coding sequence ATGTCCGATGTCGTCATGCCCCAGATGGGCGAGAGCATTGTCGAAGGCACACTAACCAAGTGGCTCAAGAAGGTGGGCGATCGCGTGGAGCGCGACGAGCCACTCTTCGAGATCTCCACCGATAAAGTGGACACCGAGATTCCGTCGCCAACGGCCGGCACCCTCACCGAAATTCTGGTGCAGGAAGGCGCCGTGGTGGCCATCAACACCGTGGTAGCCCGTGTGGGCGACGGGGCCGCTGCACCGGCCCCCGCTCCGGCGCCTGCACCCGCTCCTGCCGTTGAGGCGCCCAAACCACCTCCGGCCCCTGTGGCTGCGGCACCTGCCCCGGCACCTGCCCCGGCAACTGCTCCGGAGCCTGCTCCGGTCCCGGTGGTGGAAGCAGTACCCGTACCGGCGGACGAGGACGACCAGGGCGGCCCCATTAGCCCGCTGGTGCGCCGCATGGCGCGCGAGAACAACATCGACGTAAAGGCGCTGAAGGGCAGTGGCGCCGGCGGCCGAGTGACCAAGCAGGACGTGGAAAACTACCTGGCCAGCCGCCAGGCTCCGCCTCCTGTGGCAGCAGCGCCTGCCGCTCCGGCTGCACCGCCTGCGTGGGCCACACCGGTGGCTCCGCCGCCCGCACCCGCCTCGACCGCGCCCCTACCCAGGGTCGAACCCGCTAAAGTACGCGTCGAGCCCATGTCCACCATGCGGCAGAAGATCGCAGAGCACATGGTGATGTCGAAGCAGACCTCCGCCCATGTGACGACGGTGCACCGCGTCGACATGACGAAGATCGCCAAGGTCCGCGCGAAGTCGAAGGATGAATTCCAGCAGCGCTACGGCTTCGGGCTGACGTTCCTGCCCTTCGTCCTGCGCGCCACCGCAGAGGCGTTGCGGGTGTTCCCGCTCTTCAACTCGTCGATCGAGGGCACCAACATCCTCTATCACAACGAGATCAATATCGGCGTCGCCGTGGCCCTGGAGAACGGGCTGATCGTGCCCGTCGTCCACCAGGCGGACGAGAAGAATATCGTCGGACTGCAGCGCTCCATCGTCGACCTCGCCGCCCGTGCCCGTTCCAAGCAGTTGAAGCCGGCTGAGGTCCAGGGCGGTACGTTCTCCATTACCAATTTCGGCAGCTTCGGCTCGCTCTTTGCGACGCCGGTCATCAACCAGCCGCAGGTGGCCATCCTCGGTGTTGGCGCCGTGGAAAAAGTGCCCGTGGTGATCGACGACGCCATTGCCATCCGCTCGATGGCCTACCTGGCCCTGACCTTCGACCACCGCCTCATCGACGGCGCTCTGGCCGATCAGTTCTGCCAGAAGGTAAAGTCGGTTCTCGAAAACTGGAACGACCAGGTTCTGTAA